The proteins below are encoded in one region of Methylophilales bacterium:
- the rsmI gene encoding 16S rRNA (cytidine(1402)-2'-O)-methyltransferase codes for MSSTLYIVGTPIGNLEDISSRALKILKSVDIIACEDTRHSKNLLSKYSIKKKLLSLHQHNEEKKTSLLIKEIECGKAIAYISDAGTPGISDPGAYLVKKALESKIKVVPIPGASSITTAFSAAGIVATQFNFYGFLPNTDTKSRKVIKQFQDSQFTSVFFVSPHRILKTLELLEEIYDSAQEVFIGRELTKIYETIYKENLNDLLIKFRKEKHNLKGEFVIIIEGVEQEQKNSSNIEAENALRIMLNELSLNQSVKLVSQIFKIKKNEIYNLALGIKNNDK; via the coding sequence ATGAGCTCAACCCTTTATATTGTCGGAACACCAATAGGAAACCTAGAAGATATCTCATCAAGAGCCCTAAAGATTTTAAAGAGCGTTGATATAATTGCCTGCGAAGATACAAGGCATTCCAAAAATTTGCTATCTAAATACTCTATAAAGAAGAAACTCCTCTCTTTACATCAGCATAATGAAGAAAAGAAGACCAGTTTGTTGATCAAAGAAATAGAGTGTGGTAAAGCAATAGCCTATATTTCCGATGCAGGTACACCAGGCATTAGTGATCCAGGAGCTTATTTAGTAAAAAAGGCCTTAGAATCAAAAATTAAAGTAGTTCCAATACCAGGAGCCTCATCAATTACTACAGCATTTTCAGCTGCTGGAATAGTTGCAACTCAATTTAATTTCTATGGATTTTTACCAAATACTGATACCAAAAGTAGAAAAGTTATTAAACAATTTCAAGATAGTCAATTTACCTCAGTTTTTTTTGTTTCGCCGCATAGGATTCTTAAAACCTTAGAGCTACTAGAAGAAATTTATGATTCGGCGCAGGAGGTTTTTATTGGTCGTGAATTAACAAAGATATACGAAACTATTTATAAAGAAAATTTGAATGATTTATTAATAAAATTCAGAAAGGAAAAACATAACCTTAAGGGCGAGTTTGTGATTATTATAGAGGGGGTAGAGCAGGAACAAAAAAACTCAAGCAACATTGAGGCAGAAAATGCTCTTAGAATAATGCTTAATGAATTAAGTTTGAACCAGTCTGTAAAACTAGTTTCACAGATTTTTAAAATTAAGAAAAATGAAATATATAACTTAGCTTTAGGAATAAAAAATAATGATAAATGA
- a CDS encoding BON domain-containing protein: protein MYSKSNYFLISLILSVTFLLSGCAAGILGGPTSYSDRRTTESQITDEKLEWQTVIKTQDVEGEFRVNFVSYNQVILITGQSPNQEIIDKIFSIVTNMENVKKVKNYMTVGPENTVKGIANDIAITSNVISRVFAEDEKNQTPLSILHLKVFTEERAVYLMGILNQQEVDKAVSIAQSSRGVKKVVPLFEIDNSYKSNVVNKNNDGKEIN, encoded by the coding sequence ATGTATTCCAAATCAAATTATTTTTTAATATCCTTAATTCTGTCAGTTACATTTCTTTTGTCTGGTTGCGCCGCTGGAATTCTTGGCGGACCAACATCATATTCAGATAGGAGAACCACTGAGTCCCAAATTACTGATGAAAAACTTGAATGGCAGACAGTAATAAAGACACAAGATGTCGAAGGTGAATTTAGGGTAAATTTTGTTAGTTACAATCAGGTTATTCTTATTACTGGACAATCACCAAATCAAGAAATTATAGATAAAATATTTAGTATCGTTACTAATATGGAAAATGTAAAAAAAGTTAAAAACTATATGACAGTAGGGCCTGAGAATACAGTGAAAGGAATTGCAAACGATATCGCCATCACAAGTAATGTTATATCTAGAGTATTTGCTGAAGACGAAAAGAATCAAACGCCACTCTCAATATTGCACTTGAAAGTATTCACTGAGGAAAGGGCAGTATACTTAATGGGTATTTTAAACCAACAAGAAGTAGATAAAGCTGTATCAATCGCACAATCATCAAGGGGTGTTAAAAAAGTTGTCCCTTTATTTGAAATTGATAATTCTTACAAATCAAACGTCGTAAATAAAAACAATGATGGTAAGGAAATAAATTAG
- the rsmH gene encoding 16S rRNA (cytosine(1402)-N(4))-methyltransferase RsmH, whose amino-acid sequence MDLGISSPQIDEAERGFSFNLDSKLDMRMNQSQKLTASEIINHFDYDELVRILYEYGEEKFAKKIVREIVKYREEEGKISRTTELADIVKKAIPKFDSKKNPATKTFQAIRIKVNEELSEIEQVLPIAFEALEKNGRLAVISFHSLEDRIIKNFIKNKLNTDTVPKKVPIFQKQIKSAPIKVIQKLQTPSDGEVLKNKRARSSKLRVIEKISEEG is encoded by the coding sequence ATGGATTTAGGAATCTCATCACCTCAAATTGACGAAGCAGAACGCGGCTTTAGTTTTAATTTAGATTCAAAGCTCGATATGAGGATGAATCAAAGTCAAAAATTAACCGCTTCAGAAATTATCAATCATTTTGATTATGATGAATTAGTAAGGATTTTATACGAGTATGGTGAGGAAAAATTTGCAAAAAAAATTGTTAGGGAAATTGTTAAATATAGAGAGGAAGAAGGAAAAATATCAAGAACAACTGAATTAGCAGACATAGTAAAAAAAGCTATCCCAAAATTCGATTCAAAAAAAAATCCAGCAACAAAAACATTCCAAGCGATAAGAATAAAGGTAAATGAAGAGCTTTCAGAGATCGAGCAGGTTTTACCTATAGCATTCGAAGCTCTAGAAAAAAATGGGAGGCTGGCAGTTATTAGTTTTCATTCACTTGAAGATAGAATTATTAAAAATTTTATTAAAAATAAATTGAATACGGACACAGTGCCTAAGAAAGTTCCAATTTTTCAAAAACAAATTAAATCAGCCCCTATAAAGGTTATTCAAAAACTCCAAACACCCTCAGATGGTGAAGTATTAAAAAATAAGAGAGCAAGAAGTTCAAAGTTACGTGTGATAGAAAAAATTTCGGAGGAAGGGTGA
- the fdhD gene encoding formate dehydrogenase accessory sulfurtransferase FdhD yields the protein MAEETPVAIVYNGVSHVVMMVSPCDLEDFARGFSITEGIIKSLSEIYSIEVIKKDNGIEINLEISTEKFTRLKEIRRNLTGRTGCGLCGAESLDQVLKIPENKKNKSKFYTSSILKALKNFSGQQKIQKKTGATHACALFDAKGDLIILKEDVGRHNALDKLIGASFNSKFLKDSFVITSSRASYEMVQKLAYLNLNLLVAISAPTALALRLADQLKITLIGFARNNRYNCYTHSKQLIG from the coding sequence TTGGCTGAAGAAACTCCTGTAGCTATTGTTTACAATGGAGTATCTCATGTGGTAATGATGGTTAGCCCATGTGATTTGGAAGACTTTGCAAGAGGATTTTCAATAACCGAAGGCATTATAAAAAGTCTTTCAGAAATTTATTCAATTGAAGTTATAAAAAAAGATAATGGTATTGAAATTAATCTAGAGATATCAACTGAAAAATTTACTCGCTTAAAAGAGATAAGAAGAAATTTAACTGGAAGAACAGGCTGTGGATTGTGTGGGGCTGAGTCTCTAGATCAAGTGCTTAAAATTCCTGAAAATAAAAAAAATAAATCTAAATTTTATACAAGCAGTATATTGAAAGCATTAAAGAACTTTTCAGGTCAACAAAAAATACAAAAAAAAACTGGAGCAACTCATGCTTGTGCATTATTTGATGCTAAAGGAGACTTGATAATCTTAAAAGAGGATGTAGGAAGACACAATGCGCTTGATAAATTAATTGGAGCTTCCTTTAATTCAAAATTCTTAAAAGATTCTTTTGTAATTACTTCAAGTAGAGCCAGCTATGAAATGGTACAAAAACTTGCATATCTTAATCTCAATTTATTGGTAGCTATTTCTGCCCCAACGGCATTAGCATTAAGGTTAGCTGATCAACTTAAAATAACATTAATCGGGTTTGCTCGAAATAATCGATATAATTGTTATACGCATTCCAAGCAATTAATCGGGTAA
- the mraZ gene encoding division/cell wall cluster transcriptional repressor MraZ produces the protein MYRGATRINLDGKNRIAIPTKYREKILIESSGLLVLTAHIYKCLLLYPQFAWEPIQEKIMNLSSFEKKSSGLQRLLVGFAEDITLDKANRMLIPAELKNYAEIDKNAIFIGQGSHFEIWNCDHYYEHLAQINITEENDFPDELKGFSL, from the coding sequence ATGTATAGAGGCGCAACACGAATAAACTTAGATGGAAAAAATAGGATTGCGATCCCTACAAAGTATCGTGAAAAAATTCTTATTGAGTCATCAGGCCTACTAGTCCTAACCGCACATATTTACAAATGTTTACTCTTATATCCCCAGTTTGCATGGGAGCCGATTCAAGAAAAAATAATGAATCTATCAAGCTTTGAAAAAAAATCTAGTGGGCTTCAGAGACTATTAGTCGGATTTGCAGAGGATATCACTCTTGATAAAGCAAATAGAATGCTGATTCCCGCCGAATTAAAAAATTATGCTGAAATAGATAAAAATGCAATTTTCATTGGTCAGGGAAGTCATTTTGAAATTTGGAATTGCGATCATTACTATGAACACTTAGCCCAAATAAACATCACTGAAGAAAATGATTTTCCGGACGAACTTAAGGGCTTTTCATTATGA
- the pyrC gene encoding dihydroorotase — protein sequence MINELIIPRPDDMHLHLREGKMLKVVSQHSASQFGRAIIMPNLKNPIINTELAHIYYDEIKKHTKTYQFEPLMTIYFNEGLTLKELKEIKASSKIIGIKLYPKGVTTNSSEGIDSFESGYKIFEMMEVLDIPLLIHGEVNDKSVDIFDRERIFIEKHLSRIHKEFPELRIVLEHISTKDSTEFVKDSSNKIAATITPQHLLYNRNELFLGGLRPHAFCLPVLKREEHRVAVLNAAISGNPKFFLGTDSAPHKRTEKESSCGCAGIYSALNAMEIYAEIFDQNNAIEKLENFCSKFGADFYKLNQSKEKLKLTRSKNKVPTIIKIDNGDVVPLLAGQEIGWNCSNI from the coding sequence ATGATAAATGAGTTAATTATTCCAAGACCTGATGATATGCACCTTCACCTCAGGGAAGGAAAAATGTTAAAGGTAGTAAGTCAACATTCAGCAAGCCAGTTTGGAAGAGCTATTATTATGCCTAACCTAAAAAACCCGATTATAAATACTGAGTTAGCACACATATATTATGATGAGATTAAAAAACATACTAAAACTTATCAATTTGAACCTTTAATGACTATTTATTTCAATGAAGGACTGACTTTGAAAGAATTAAAAGAAATCAAAGCATCTTCAAAAATCATTGGTATTAAGCTTTATCCTAAAGGTGTTACGACAAATTCAAGTGAGGGCATAGACTCTTTCGAGTCAGGATATAAAATTTTTGAAATGATGGAGGTGTTGGACATTCCTCTGCTTATTCATGGGGAGGTAAATGACAAAAGTGTAGATATATTTGATCGAGAAAGAATATTCATTGAAAAGCATTTATCAAGAATCCATAAAGAATTTCCAGAGCTTAGAATAGTGTTAGAGCATATTTCAACAAAAGATTCTACTGAGTTTGTAAAAGACTCAAGTAATAAAATTGCAGCTACCATTACCCCCCAACACCTTCTTTATAATCGAAATGAATTATTTTTAGGTGGGTTAAGACCACATGCATTTTGTTTACCAGTTTTAAAAAGAGAGGAACATAGAGTTGCAGTTCTAAATGCAGCGATATCTGGTAACCCAAAATTCTTTCTTGGTACAGATAGTGCCCCTCATAAAAGAACTGAAAAAGAAAGTAGTTGTGGGTGTGCAGGAATATATTCTGCATTAAATGCAATGGAGATTTACGCTGAAATATTTGATCAGAATAATGCTATTGAGAAATTAGAAAATTTTTGTAGTAAATTTGGAGCTGACTTTTATAAGCTCAATCAAAGTAAAGAGAAATTAAAATTAACTAGATCTAAGAATAAAGTTCCAACCATTATTAAAATTGATAATGGCGATGTTGTTCCCTTGTTGGCAGGTCAAGAAATTGGTTGGAATTGTTCTAATATTTAA
- a CDS encoding formate dehydrogenase subunit delta produces METKNLIRMANDIGNFFISYPDEEQAKKDAAGHIQKFWGRDMRKQIIEYVTDTSEKNSQLNPFVFNAINKYLKD; encoded by the coding sequence ATGGAAACAAAAAATCTAATCAGAATGGCAAACGACATTGGTAATTTCTTTATAAGTTACCCAGATGAAGAACAAGCTAAGAAGGATGCTGCGGGGCATATTCAAAAGTTTTGGGGCCGCGATATGAGAAAACAAATAATAGAATATGTTACTGATACTTCAGAAAAAAATAGTCAATTAAATCCTTTTGTTTTTAATGCAATTAATAAATATCTAAAAGATTAA
- the mraW gene encoding 16S rRNA (cytosine(1402)-N(4))-methyltransferase, with protein MSKHIPVMLHESIIALNIIPNGFYIDCTFGRGGHSKEILKKLNDDGRLLALDKDLEAVKEGETIKDKRFEIVHASFKDLNNILKKKISKNLMEFLWI; from the coding sequence ATGAGTAAACATATTCCTGTCATGCTTCATGAGTCGATAATAGCATTAAACATTATTCCAAATGGTTTTTATATAGATTGCACCTTCGGAAGAGGTGGTCATTCAAAAGAAATACTAAAGAAATTAAATGATGACGGAAGATTGTTAGCACTAGATAAAGATTTAGAAGCCGTTAAAGAAGGGGAAACTATTAAAGACAAGCGTTTTGAGATAGTACACGCATCTTTCAAAGACCTAAATAATATTCTAAAAAAAAAAATTTCCAAAAACCTAATGGAATTCTTATGGATTTAG
- the trxA gene encoding thioredoxin TrxA encodes MSNIIHVTDDQFEEKVLQAKLPVLVDFWAEWCGPCKAIAPILDDISKDYDGKVIVAKINIDENQKIAAQFAVRAIPTLIIFKDGNFEADKKGALSKSQLTAFIDSTI; translated from the coding sequence ATGAGCAATATTATTCACGTTACAGATGACCAATTTGAAGAAAAAGTTCTTCAAGCAAAACTACCTGTTTTAGTCGATTTTTGGGCTGAGTGGTGTGGTCCTTGTAAAGCAATTGCACCTATATTAGATGATATTTCTAAGGACTATGATGGCAAGGTAATTGTTGCAAAAATAAATATAGACGAAAATCAAAAGATTGCTGCCCAGTTCGCAGTTCGAGCAATACCTACTCTAATCATCTTTAAAGATGGTAACTTTGAGGCTGATAAAAAAGGTGCTTTATCTAAATCACAACTAACAGCTTTTATTGACAGTACAATCTAA
- the ftsL gene encoding cell division protein FtsL, which produces MKLNLILFSLLIIFALVKINAHHLYRVNHHALEIEKRKTIDLKDEQNQLLIQESSKSGNGRISEYAKSKLKMNPPEKKQKRIIK; this is translated from the coding sequence GTGAAGTTGAACCTAATACTTTTCTCTTTATTAATAATATTCGCATTAGTGAAAATAAATGCCCATCATCTATATCGCGTTAATCACCATGCCCTAGAAATAGAGAAACGAAAAACGATTGATTTAAAGGACGAGCAGAATCAGCTATTAATTCAGGAATCTTCAAAATCTGGTAACGGAAGAATCTCAGAATATGCAAAAAGTAAATTAAAAATGAATCCGCCAGAAAAAAAACAGAAAAGAATAATTAAATGA
- the rpmE gene encoding 50S ribosomal protein L31: MKKDLHPNYPEITVTCSCGNSFKTKSTMAKDTNIEVCSKCHPFYTGKQKILDTAGRVEKFKQKYGM; encoded by the coding sequence ATGAAAAAAGATTTACATCCAAATTATCCGGAAATAACCGTAACTTGTAGTTGTGGTAATTCATTCAAAACCAAATCAACCATGGCAAAAGATACAAATATCGAAGTTTGCTCTAAATGCCATCCTTTTTATACTGGTAAGCAAAAGATTTTAGATACTGCTGGACGTGTAGAAAAATTCAAACAAAAATATGGAATGTAA
- the rho gene encoding transcription termination factor Rho gives MHLSDLKHLPVTELVDLANSDKIENAGRMRKQDLIFAILKNKAKNGDKLIGDGTLEVLQDGFGFLRSSDSSYLAGPADIYVSPSQIRRFNLHTGDTIAGEIRTPKDSERYFALVKVDKVNNDAPENTKNKILFENLTPIHPTKPLTLERDSNVEENNTSRVIDMVAPIGKGQRGLIVASPKSGKTVMLQNIAHAITANHSDVSLIVLLIDERPEEVTEMSRSVKGEVVASTFDEPATRHVQVADMVLEKAKRLVEHKKDVVILLDSITRLARAYNTVIPSSGKVLTGGVDANALQRPKRFFGAARNVEEGGSLTILATALVETGSRMDDVIYEEFKGTGNMEIHLERKMAEKRIYPAINVNKSSTRREELLIPSDVLQKIWVLRKLLYPMDDLEAMEFLLDKVRSTKNNSDFFDSMRRS, from the coding sequence ATGCATTTATCTGATCTTAAACACCTTCCTGTAACAGAACTAGTTGATTTAGCAAACTCTGACAAAATTGAAAATGCTGGAAGAATGCGTAAGCAAGACTTAATTTTTGCGATACTAAAGAATAAAGCTAAAAATGGTGATAAGTTAATTGGTGATGGCACTCTAGAGGTGCTGCAAGATGGATTTGGGTTTTTAAGATCTTCCGATTCTTCATACCTAGCAGGTCCAGCAGATATATACGTTTCACCTTCACAAATTCGAAGATTTAATCTACATACTGGAGATACGATTGCTGGTGAAATTAGAACTCCAAAGGATAGCGAACGTTACTTTGCCCTAGTCAAGGTTGATAAAGTAAATAATGACGCACCTGAAAATACAAAAAATAAGATTCTGTTTGAAAACCTTACCCCTATTCATCCAACAAAACCTCTAACTTTAGAAAGAGATTCTAATGTTGAGGAGAATAATACAAGTCGAGTGATTGATATGGTTGCACCTATCGGAAAAGGCCAAAGGGGTTTAATAGTAGCAAGTCCTAAAAGTGGTAAAACAGTTATGTTACAGAATATTGCTCATGCAATAACAGCTAATCATTCCGACGTTTCCCTTATTGTCTTACTAATAGATGAAAGGCCAGAAGAAGTTACAGAAATGTCAAGATCTGTAAAGGGTGAGGTAGTAGCCTCTACTTTTGACGAGCCAGCCACGAGACATGTTCAAGTGGCAGATATGGTTCTAGAAAAAGCTAAAAGATTGGTTGAGCATAAAAAAGATGTTGTTATTCTTTTAGACTCAATTACAAGGCTTGCAAGAGCTTATAACACTGTTATTCCATCATCTGGAAAAGTTTTAACTGGTGGTGTTGATGCAAATGCACTTCAAAGACCAAAGCGTTTTTTTGGTGCAGCAAGAAACGTTGAGGAAGGTGGCTCACTTACAATTCTTGCCACTGCTCTTGTTGAGACTGGGTCAAGAATGGATGATGTGATTTATGAAGAATTTAAAGGCACGGGCAATATGGAAATCCATCTTGAAAGAAAGATGGCTGAAAAAAGAATTTATCCTGCGATCAATGTGAATAAGTCAAGTACCCGAAGAGAAGAGCTGCTTATTCCCTCTGACGTTCTGCAAAAAATATGGGTTTTAAGAAAATTGCTTTACCCTATGGATGACCTAGAAGCGATGGAATTTCTCCTAGATAAAGTTCGATCAACAAAAAATAACTCGGATTTTTTTGACAGCATGCGAAGAAGTTGA
- the fdhF gene encoding formate dehydrogenase subunit alpha — protein MDDTKDFGTPSANSEKLVTLNIDGVDVTVPEGTSLMRAASVAGFSVPKLCATDSLEPFGSCRLCLVEIEGKRGYPASCTTPAADGLVVSTQSPKLAELRKGVMELYISDHPLDCLTCSTNGDCELQDMAGAVGLRDVRYGYEGENHLDSKKDESNPYFTFDPSKCIVCSRCVRACEETQGTFALTIDGRGFESKVSAGNKDFKDSECVSCGACVQACPTATLIEKSIEEHGTPEKKVKTTCAYCGVGCSFNAELQGDKVVRMTPNKDGGANHGHSCVKGRFAWGYTTHKDRITTPMIRKSIKDPWQKVSWDEAINYAASEIKRIQQKYGSNSVGAISSSRCTNEEVYLMQKIVRAGFGNNNIDTCARVCHSPTGYGLKQTIGESAGTQNFDSVMKSDVIMIVGANPTDGHPVFASQMKRRLREGAKLIIVDPREIDLVDNTPHIKADYHLKLRPSTNVATINSIAHVIVEEGLSDQNFVKERCEDESFKIWLNFIKDPKNSPESMESETGIPADLLRKAARLFAKEKNGSIYYGLGVTEHSQGSTMVMGIANLAMITGNVGREGVGINPLRGQNNVQGACDMGSFPHELPGYRHVSDLATRALFESAWNAKIYDEPGLRIPNMLDAAISGNFKSLYCEGEDIAQSDPDTQHVTHALESMECVIVQDLFLNETAMYAHVFLPGSSFLEKNGTFTNAERRISRVRKVMAPKNGYEDWEITQMLSNALGYPMNYKHASEIMDEVAQLTPTFKGVSYEKLDKLESIQWPCNDEFPEGTPTMHVDEFVRGKGKFFITEYVPTVEKVNGKFPLIMTTGRILAHYNVGAQTRRTKNTEWHDEDVIEIHPHDAEERGINERDWVGINSRSGDTVLRAKITDKVQPGVVYTTFHHPVSGANVITTDNSDWATNCPEFKVTAVQVTKVTQPSNWQSKYQKFSEKQIDFVRNGEEKVS, from the coding sequence ATGGATGATACAAAAGACTTCGGTACACCTTCAGCAAACTCTGAAAAACTTGTAACGCTCAATATTGATGGGGTAGATGTAACTGTTCCTGAAGGAACCTCTTTGATGCGTGCAGCTTCAGTTGCTGGTTTTAGTGTGCCTAAATTATGTGCAACAGACAGTCTCGAGCCGTTTGGTTCATGTCGTCTTTGTTTGGTAGAAATTGAGGGTAAAAGAGGATACCCTGCATCTTGCACAACTCCAGCTGCTGATGGATTAGTCGTTTCCACTCAATCACCTAAATTAGCTGAATTAAGAAAAGGTGTAATGGAATTATATATTTCGGATCATCCCCTTGATTGCTTAACATGTTCAACAAACGGTGATTGCGAGCTACAAGATATGGCAGGAGCAGTCGGCCTAAGAGACGTTCGTTACGGCTACGAAGGAGAAAATCACCTTGACTCCAAAAAAGATGAATCAAATCCATATTTCACGTTTGATCCCTCAAAATGTATTGTCTGTTCTCGATGTGTGAGAGCATGTGAAGAAACGCAAGGTACATTTGCCTTAACAATAGATGGAAGAGGCTTCGAATCAAAGGTTTCAGCTGGAAATAAAGACTTTAAAGATTCAGAATGTGTTTCATGTGGCGCATGCGTTCAAGCTTGTCCTACAGCTACATTGATTGAAAAGAGTATCGAAGAGCATGGCACACCAGAAAAAAAAGTAAAAACTACGTGCGCATATTGTGGCGTAGGTTGCTCTTTTAATGCTGAACTTCAAGGAGATAAAGTCGTCAGGATGACACCCAATAAAGATGGTGGCGCTAATCACGGGCATTCTTGTGTCAAAGGCAGGTTTGCATGGGGGTACACAACACACAAGGACAGAATAACTACACCCATGATAAGAAAAAGCATCAAAGATCCTTGGCAAAAAGTATCATGGGATGAGGCAATAAATTATGCTGCTTCAGAGATAAAAAGAATACAACAAAAATACGGCTCTAATTCTGTCGGTGCTATTTCATCTTCAAGATGTACGAATGAAGAAGTTTATTTAATGCAAAAGATTGTCAGGGCTGGCTTTGGTAATAACAATATAGATACTTGCGCACGAGTTTGCCACTCACCCACTGGTTACGGGCTCAAACAAACTATTGGTGAATCAGCGGGAACACAGAATTTTGATTCAGTGATGAAGTCAGATGTGATTATGATTGTTGGTGCAAATCCAACGGATGGTCATCCGGTATTCGCATCACAAATGAAAAGAAGACTCAGAGAAGGCGCTAAATTAATTATTGTTGATCCAAGAGAAATTGATTTAGTGGATAATACTCCGCATATTAAAGCTGATTATCATCTAAAACTCCGACCAAGCACTAATGTTGCGACAATTAATTCAATTGCTCATGTGATTGTAGAAGAAGGATTAAGCGATCAAAATTTTGTGAAAGAGCGTTGTGAAGATGAATCATTTAAAATTTGGTTAAATTTTATTAAAGACCCAAAAAATTCTCCAGAATCAATGGAATCAGAAACAGGCATTCCAGCGGACTTACTAAGAAAAGCAGCGAGACTGTTTGCAAAGGAAAAGAACGGGTCTATTTATTATGGATTAGGTGTAACAGAGCATAGTCAAGGTTCAACTATGGTTATGGGTATTGCAAATTTGGCAATGATAACCGGAAATGTAGGTAGAGAGGGCGTTGGTATCAACCCACTTAGAGGACAAAATAATGTGCAGGGTGCATGTGATATGGGTTCATTCCCTCATGAACTCCCTGGATATAGGCATGTTTCAGATTTGGCTACCCGAGCTTTATTTGAGTCAGCATGGAACGCAAAAATATATGATGAACCAGGGCTTAGAATTCCAAATATGCTTGATGCAGCAATATCAGGTAATTTCAAATCACTCTATTGTGAGGGAGAGGATATAGCTCAGTCAGATCCAGATACACAACACGTCACTCATGCACTCGAATCTATGGAATGTGTCATTGTTCAAGATTTATTTTTAAATGAAACAGCTATGTATGCTCATGTATTCTTACCAGGTTCATCCTTTTTAGAAAAGAACGGTACCTTTACCAATGCAGAGAGAAGAATTTCAAGGGTGAGAAAAGTAATGGCCCCAAAAAATGGTTATGAGGACTGGGAAATTACTCAAATGTTATCGAATGCATTGGGTTATCCAATGAATTATAAACATGCTAGTGAAATTATGGATGAAGTTGCTCAACTAACTCCAACCTTTAAAGGGGTGAGCTACGAAAAATTAGATAAACTTGAGAGTATTCAATGGCCTTGCAATGACGAGTTTCCAGAAGGAACACCTACTATGCATGTAGATGAGTTCGTTAGAGGAAAAGGTAAATTCTTTATCACAGAATATGTACCAACTGTCGAAAAAGTTAATGGTAAATTCCCCTTAATAATGACAACTGGAAGAATTTTGGCTCATTATAATGTTGGAGCTCAAACAAGAAGAACAAAAAACACGGAGTGGCATGATGAAGATGTAATTGAAATACATCCTCATGATGCAGAAGAAAGAGGTATAAATGAGCGTGATTGGGTCGGAATAAATAGTAGGTCAGGTGACACTGTCCTTCGTGCAAAAATAACAGATAAAGTTCAACCTGGTGTTGTTTATACCACCTTCCATCACCCTGTTTCAGGGGCAAATGTTATTACAACAGACAATTCTGATTGGGCTACAAATTGTCCAGAGTTCAAAGTAACAGCTGTTCAAGTGACTAAAGTAACACAACCATCAAACTGGCAATCTAAATATCAAAAATTTAGTGAAAAACAAATTGATTTTGTGAGAAATGGTGAGGAAAAAGTAAGTTAA